The Pontibacter pudoricolor genome contains a region encoding:
- a CDS encoding nucleotide sugar dehydrogenase: protein MSNIALVEDAKIAVIGLGYVGLPLAVEFAKKYKTFGFDINEARVKALSEGYDHTLEVEEGKLKAVLTTDCSTSIGLYCTNELTKIENCNFYIITVPTPVDKHNRPDLTPLYKASETVGKVLKRGDIVIYESTVYPGVTEDECVPVLERVSGLKFNADFFAGYSPERINPGDKEHTVAKILKITSGSTPEAAEKVDQLYRSVIVAGTHKATTIKVAEAAKVIENAQRDINIAFVNELAKIFNRLDIDTDEVLQAAGTKWNFLKFKPGLVGGHCIGVDPYYLAQKAQEVGYHPEIILAGRRLNDGMGEYVAHEVIKLMVKKDIPVKGANILVLGFTFKENCPDVRNTKVVDILHTLKDYDTNITVYDPWAEPAEVKHEYGWVSVKELNGTMGCDAIILAVSHDEFKALDLSKLCKENAVIYDVKGLLPKELVDARL, encoded by the coding sequence ATGTCAAATATAGCTTTAGTGGAAGATGCTAAAATAGCTGTGATCGGGTTAGGCTACGTTGGTTTACCGTTGGCAGTGGAATTCGCAAAGAAATATAAAACGTTTGGCTTCGATATTAATGAAGCAAGGGTAAAGGCACTCAGTGAGGGGTATGATCATACGCTGGAGGTAGAAGAAGGTAAACTCAAGGCTGTGCTAACGACTGATTGCTCTACCTCAATTGGTTTATATTGTACGAATGAGCTGACTAAGATTGAAAACTGTAATTTTTATATCATCACGGTGCCTACACCTGTAGACAAGCATAACCGACCTGACTTAACTCCTTTGTACAAGGCAAGTGAAACAGTTGGCAAAGTTTTGAAGCGTGGTGATATCGTTATCTATGAGTCCACCGTTTATCCAGGTGTTACAGAAGACGAATGTGTGCCTGTACTGGAACGAGTTTCAGGTTTAAAGTTTAATGCTGACTTCTTTGCAGGGTACTCACCAGAACGAATCAACCCGGGTGATAAGGAGCATACAGTTGCTAAGATATTAAAGATAACATCAGGCTCAACCCCTGAGGCAGCTGAAAAAGTAGATCAACTATACCGATCTGTAATTGTTGCCGGTACACATAAGGCAACTACCATAAAAGTGGCAGAGGCTGCCAAGGTTATCGAAAATGCACAGCGCGACATAAACATTGCTTTTGTAAATGAACTGGCAAAGATATTTAACCGCCTTGATATTGATACTGATGAAGTGTTGCAGGCAGCTGGTACCAAATGGAACTTCCTGAAATTTAAGCCGGGACTCGTTGGCGGGCATTGCATTGGTGTTGATCCATACTACCTGGCACAGAAAGCCCAGGAAGTAGGCTACCACCCCGAGATTATCCTGGCTGGCCGCAGACTTAATGATGGTATGGGTGAATATGTAGCGCATGAAGTGATCAAACTCATGGTGAAAAAGGATATTCCTGTAAAAGGGGCTAATATTCTTGTATTAGGTTTTACTTTCAAAGAAAACTGCCCGGACGTGCGCAATACCAAAGTTGTGGATATACTGCACACACTAAAGGATTACGATACCAACATTACGGTCTACGATCCATGGGCTGAGCCAGCAGAAGTAAAGCATGAGTATGGCTGGGTTTCTGTAAAAGAACTGAATGGTACAATGGGCTGCGATGCTATTATACTAGCCGTTTCCCACGACGAGTTCAAAGCCCTGGATCTTAGCAAACTCTGCAAAGAAAACGCCGTGATCTACGATGTAAAAGGTTTACTACCTAAAGAACTTGTTGACGCAAGACTGTAA
- a CDS encoding SDR family oxidoreductase, producing the protein MYETPYHTKDLSQYSFLVTGGAGFIGSNIVEYLLKYRAGKVRVLDNFATGSHANIEEFKANSAFVLLEGDIRDLETCRKALEGIDYVSHQAALGSVPRSINDPITSNDVNVSGFLNMLVAARDAGVKRMVYAASSSTYGDHPDLPKVEDKIGRPLSPYAITKYVNELYGDVFSKTYDFHMIGLRYFNVFGPKQNPKGPYAAVIPLFIESALKGETPFINGDGETSRDFTFVENAVQANIKGMLVEKITQHEVVNIAFGERTTLNQLWSRINEVAGTEIKVQYREERKGDVKHSLASIDKAMNLFSYSPKIDINEGLKKAFYFYQQKLDSYM; encoded by the coding sequence GTGTACGAAACTCCATACCATACCAAAGACCTTAGCCAATACAGCTTTTTAGTAACAGGTGGTGCAGGCTTTATAGGTTCTAACATTGTAGAGTACCTGCTAAAGTATAGGGCGGGTAAAGTTAGAGTGCTGGATAACTTTGCAACCGGCTCACATGCTAACATCGAAGAATTCAAAGCTAATTCTGCTTTTGTATTATTAGAAGGTGATATACGTGATCTGGAGACATGCAGAAAAGCATTAGAGGGAATAGATTATGTCAGCCACCAGGCTGCACTCGGTTCTGTGCCTCGTTCTATTAATGATCCAATCACCAGTAACGATGTAAACGTAAGCGGCTTTCTAAATATGCTGGTAGCAGCACGCGATGCAGGTGTTAAGCGCATGGTGTATGCCGCTAGTTCCAGCACCTATGGAGACCATCCGGATTTGCCTAAAGTAGAAGATAAAATTGGGAGGCCCCTCTCTCCTTATGCTATTACAAAGTATGTGAATGAACTTTATGGAGATGTCTTTTCTAAAACCTACGATTTCCATATGATAGGTCTCCGTTACTTTAATGTGTTTGGCCCAAAGCAGAACCCTAAAGGACCTTATGCTGCAGTTATACCATTATTTATAGAGTCTGCTTTAAAAGGTGAAACTCCATTTATTAATGGAGATGGCGAGACTAGTCGGGATTTTACCTTTGTGGAGAATGCGGTGCAGGCTAATATAAAGGGCATGCTAGTAGAAAAGATAACACAGCATGAAGTAGTAAATATTGCTTTTGGTGAGCGAACAACTTTGAATCAACTTTGGAGCAGAATTAATGAAGTTGCCGGTACAGAGATCAAAGTACAATATCGCGAGGAGAGGAAGGGTGATGTGAAACATAGCCTGGCCTCAATAGATAAAGCTATGAATTTATTTTCTTATTCTCCAAAGATTGATATAAATGAAGGTCTTAAAAAGGCATTTTATTTTTATCAACAAAAATTAGATAGCTATATGTGA
- a CDS encoding outer membrane beta-barrel protein: MKFRLTFFTAVFFMCLATAFTAEAQRGSSGAKFRGAYKRKFRPSWTVFASPGIVVMNSENEGDPGNIDKVGILKNNGMGPTLSVGALYQFSHSFGVEGRLGYLNFNGKEDARAKEYINVNDVTFKTNAVEASTSLVYNLTNTYVGSRFTRSRNLRLLVPYVKAGVGLLAFKSSSSNERQGIDYPDATDYPAIALVAPVGGGIKIQYSKQLTIAPELNVYFTTSDYLDNTSYGYVSPLTGSNDAYISATVKVMYNITAHRRSPFRFRR, encoded by the coding sequence ATGAAGTTCAGACTTACTTTCTTTACGGCAGTCTTTTTTATGTGTTTGGCAACTGCTTTTACAGCTGAGGCACAGCGTGGTAGTAGCGGTGCTAAATTCAGAGGAGCCTATAAACGTAAATTCAGACCATCATGGACAGTATTTGCTTCGCCAGGCATTGTCGTGATGAATAGTGAGAATGAGGGTGATCCGGGTAATATTGACAAAGTAGGGATTCTTAAAAATAACGGCATGGGGCCAACGTTAAGTGTTGGTGCCTTGTATCAATTCTCCCATAGCTTCGGTGTAGAAGGACGCCTAGGCTATTTGAACTTTAATGGTAAGGAAGATGCCCGAGCGAAAGAATATATTAATGTCAATGATGTCACCTTTAAGACCAATGCTGTAGAAGCCTCGACTTCGTTAGTTTATAACCTTACTAATACCTATGTTGGTTCAAGGTTTACGCGTTCACGAAATCTGCGCCTGTTAGTTCCTTATGTAAAGGCAGGAGTTGGACTATTAGCCTTTAAGTCCTCCTCATCAAATGAAAGACAAGGTATTGATTATCCGGATGCTACTGATTATCCAGCTATTGCGCTGGTTGCACCGGTAGGTGGTGGTATTAAGATCCAGTATTCGAAGCAGCTAACTATCGCTCCTGAACTGAATGTTTATTTTACTACTTCTGACTATTTAGATAATACCAGTTATGGTTATGTAAGCCCATTAACCGGATCTAATGACGCATACATAAGTGCAACGGTTAAGGTTATGTACAATATTACAGCGCACCGCAGAAGCCCTTTCCGTTTTAGAAGATAA
- a CDS encoding polysaccharide biosynthesis/export family protein, producing the protein MNLRIFLLAVLLAFSSCGPTRNLAYFSDLKEQTTYSEEIKNITVSKIQPNDLLSITVSSESPESDAQFNRGMLAANDSKLEGYLVNEEGYVNFPVIGSVQLAGLTKQEAREKLTNELQQYLKAPVVSIRNMNFKVTVIGEVNRPSTFTVPAEKISILEALGMAGDMTPFGKRENVIVMREEAGTRTMARLNLNSKEVLNSPYFYLQQNDVVYVEPDKMKQVQASTNTKFLAIVTASVSLATIILSRLL; encoded by the coding sequence ATGAACTTAAGAATATTCTTATTAGCAGTTCTTCTGGCTTTTTCTTCCTGTGGACCTACCCGTAACCTGGCTTATTTCAGCGATCTGAAAGAACAAACTACCTACTCGGAAGAAATCAAGAATATTACTGTTTCTAAAATTCAGCCTAATGATCTATTGAGCATCACTGTAAGCAGCGAAAGTCCGGAATCGGATGCGCAGTTTAACCGGGGCATGCTGGCAGCCAATGATAGCAAACTGGAAGGATACCTTGTAAATGAAGAAGGGTATGTGAATTTTCCGGTTATTGGTAGCGTGCAATTAGCAGGCCTTACCAAGCAGGAAGCAAGAGAAAAACTTACCAACGAGCTTCAGCAATATTTAAAAGCTCCTGTAGTTAGCATCCGTAATATGAATTTCAAGGTGACGGTGATTGGAGAAGTGAACCGGCCGTCTACTTTTACTGTTCCTGCTGAGAAAATATCTATCCTGGAAGCATTGGGTATGGCCGGGGATATGACGCCGTTCGGCAAACGTGAAAATGTAATTGTAATGCGTGAAGAGGCTGGTACCAGAACGATGGCTCGTCTGAACCTAAACAGCAAAGAAGTACTGAATTCACCTTATTTTTACCTGCAGCAGAATGATGTGGTATATGTAGAGCCTGATAAGATGAAGCAGGTACAGGCCAGTACGAATACGAAATTTCTGGCTATAGTTACGGCTTCGGTGTCCTTAGCTACCATTATACTTTCCAGATTACTTTAA
- a CDS encoding GumC family protein, translating into MSEKEIFQFESEEINLKEVLMKYLKYWYLFVLGVIVAGAVAFVYLRYTTPQYRISSTLLIKDDKKGPSLAENAVLDDLNLFQSGKNIDNEIEILKSKSLMNRVLQELSLNTTYYVDGRVKSAEIYGASMPLKVIVSKLDSSAFNKSIIIQPKDHNVFQIEEDGAVSQHKFGEQVKKPYGVFTVVAGSNNAEKDNKVTVKFHDIRKVAESYNQKLTVAPVNKNASVLSLSLVDPVPAKGVAILNKLVEVYNKEAVEDKNLIAGSTIQFIDERLKYLTSELSLVEEDVESYKKENRVTDVSSEAKLYLEKASDYNRQLSEWAIQIDVLESIEKYLLKQESEFELVPSTLTIQDATLLGLIAKFNELQLERKRLLRISQPSNPLVQNITEQLGNLRGNILENLRNIKDGLKITRNNLQASSAQFESRIKDVPSIEKDLIEIKRQQSIKEGLYLYLLQKREESALSLAATVANSRIIDPAISGDRPVEPKKQLIYLLAILVGLGIPFAGIYIKELLNDRVQSQQDVKKATNTPILGEIAHNDTFENLVVTENSRSTVAELFRLIRTNLQFATLGKDNKVIMVTSSMSGEGKTFFTINLGASLALTGKRVVLVNFDLRKPRLLQDMGLSNETGVTNYIIDERLTIQDILVVSPEVSGLFAIGSGPIPPNPAELMMSPKVGHLLAELREQFDYILLDTSPAGQVADAFTLAPLIDASVYIVRYNYTFKSQVAIVDDIYENKKLSHPMLVLNDADMKEAYGYGYGYGYNEYGKPSLKNTLKNGMRIEV; encoded by the coding sequence ATGTCGGAAAAAGAAATATTTCAGTTCGAGTCTGAAGAGATAAATTTAAAAGAGGTGCTAATGAAGTACCTCAAGTACTGGTACCTTTTTGTTCTGGGCGTTATAGTAGCTGGTGCAGTTGCTTTTGTATATCTGCGCTATACTACCCCGCAGTACCGTATTAGCAGCACCTTACTGATAAAAGACGACAAGAAAGGCCCTTCCCTGGCAGAGAATGCGGTACTTGATGATCTTAACCTGTTTCAGTCGGGTAAAAACATCGATAACGAGATTGAGATACTGAAGTCTAAAAGCCTTATGAACAGAGTGCTTCAGGAGTTGTCGTTGAATACGACCTACTACGTGGATGGCCGTGTAAAGAGTGCCGAAATATATGGTGCTTCGATGCCGCTAAAAGTGATTGTAAGTAAACTGGATTCTTCTGCCTTCAATAAGTCTATTATAATTCAACCAAAAGATCACAATGTATTCCAGATAGAGGAAGATGGCGCCGTTAGCCAGCATAAATTTGGGGAGCAGGTAAAAAAGCCTTATGGTGTTTTCACGGTAGTAGCCGGATCCAATAACGCTGAAAAAGATAATAAAGTAACGGTTAAATTCCATGATATCCGGAAAGTTGCAGAATCCTATAACCAAAAACTGACAGTGGCCCCGGTAAACAAAAACGCCAGTGTGCTCAGCCTGAGTCTTGTAGATCCTGTTCCGGCTAAAGGAGTAGCTATACTTAATAAACTGGTTGAAGTTTATAACAAGGAAGCTGTAGAAGATAAGAACCTCATTGCAGGTAGTACTATTCAGTTCATTGATGAAAGGTTGAAGTACCTGACCTCAGAGTTGTCTTTAGTAGAAGAGGACGTAGAGAGTTATAAGAAAGAGAATCGTGTAACCGATGTCAGCTCTGAAGCGAAGCTATACCTGGAGAAAGCCAGCGACTATAACCGCCAGTTATCGGAATGGGCAATCCAGATCGATGTGCTGGAATCTATTGAAAAATACCTGTTAAAGCAGGAGAGCGAGTTCGAACTGGTGCCAAGCACTTTAACCATTCAGGATGCAACGCTTCTTGGGTTGATCGCTAAATTCAATGAACTGCAGTTGGAACGCAAACGCTTGTTACGCATATCACAGCCAAGTAACCCCTTGGTACAGAATATCACTGAACAACTGGGCAATCTTCGGGGTAATATTCTGGAGAACCTGCGCAATATTAAGGATGGCTTGAAGATCACGCGTAATAACCTGCAGGCCAGTTCAGCGCAATTTGAGTCACGCATTAAAGATGTGCCTAGTATCGAAAAAGATCTGATCGAAATCAAACGTCAGCAAAGCATAAAAGAGGGTTTATATCTTTACCTGTTACAAAAACGGGAAGAGTCTGCTTTGTCATTAGCGGCCACAGTGGCTAATTCACGTATCATCGATCCTGCCATTTCCGGTGACAGGCCTGTAGAACCCAAAAAACAATTGATCTACTTACTGGCTATCCTGGTGGGGCTGGGGATTCCTTTTGCAGGTATCTATATAAAAGAACTGCTGAACGACCGCGTGCAGAGCCAGCAGGATGTGAAGAAAGCGACAAATACACCAATATTAGGTGAGATTGCACACAACGATACCTTTGAAAACCTGGTTGTGACCGAGAACAGCCGCAGCACGGTAGCCGAACTTTTCCGCCTTATCCGTACCAACCTGCAGTTTGCTACCTTAGGCAAGGATAATAAAGTGATCATGGTTACTTCAAGTATGAGCGGCGAAGGCAAGACCTTCTTCACCATTAACTTAGGGGCAAGCCTGGCTTTAACCGGTAAGCGAGTAGTATTAGTTAATTTCGACCTGCGCAAACCGCGCCTGCTCCAGGATATGGGCTTGTCTAACGAAACAGGTGTTACAAACTATATTATAGATGAACGCCTTACTATCCAGGATATCCTTGTTGTATCACCTGAAGTTTCAGGATTGTTCGCCATAGGATCCGGGCCTATTCCGCCAAACCCGGCAGAGCTGATGATGAGCCCTAAGGTAGGGCATTTGCTTGCTGAACTGCGTGAGCAGTTCGATTATATCTTGTTAGATACTTCGCCGGCCGGTCAGGTGGCAGACGCTTTTACCCTGGCACCGCTTATAGATGCCTCTGTATACATTGTCAGGTATAATTATACTTTCAAATCGCAGGTTGCCATTGTAGATGATATCTATGAGAATAAAAAGCTGAGCCACCCGATGTTAGTGCTGAATGATGCTGATATGAAGGAGGCTTATGGGTATGGCTATGGCTATGGCTATAATGAATACGGAAAACCATCTCTGAAAAATACACTGAAAAATGGGATGCGCATTGAAGTCTAA
- a CDS encoding acyltransferase, whose translation MRQAYGIAILKGIYHKGTNVIIHGPGTFIGKKQLVIGDHVRIGNNAYFNALGGINIGCNTQISRNVTIYSANHKYDGRAIPYDDTYNMKKVSIGESVWIGMNVMILPGVTIGNGAIIGMGTVVTKDVEPGAIVVGASMRKIGTRDMEEFINLKMKDKHFAKLYPKL comes from the coding sequence TTGAGACAAGCTTATGGTATAGCAATCTTAAAAGGGATATACCATAAGGGAACAAATGTTATAATACATGGTCCTGGTACTTTTATCGGAAAGAAGCAATTAGTGATTGGGGATCATGTACGTATTGGCAACAATGCATATTTTAATGCATTAGGAGGGATAAATATAGGTTGTAATACGCAAATATCTCGTAATGTTACCATTTATTCAGCAAACCATAAATATGATGGACGGGCTATACCATATGACGATACATATAATATGAAGAAGGTTTCCATAGGAGAATCAGTATGGATAGGCATGAATGTAATGATTCTGCCAGGTGTCACTATCGGAAATGGAGCTATAATTGGAATGGGGACTGTTGTTACCAAGGATGTAGAACCTGGAGCTATTGTGGTTGGAGCGTCTATGCGTAAGATAGGTACCAGAGATATGGAAGAATTTATCAATTTGAAAATGAAGGATAAACACTTTGCCAAGTTATATCCTAAATTATAA
- the namA gene encoding NADPH dehydrogenase NamA yields the protein MSNLFSPLSIKGITLKNRIAVSPMCQYSSEDGFANDWHLVHLGSRAVGGAGLVIAEATAVSPEGRITPDDIGLWKDEHIPMWHRINTFIETHGSVPGVQLAHAGRKASHKSPWKGGTALNPEEGGWQTVAPSAVPFSGAEPAPLALDKDGIQKVISDFRAAAERSLKAGFKVIEIHAAHGYLLHEFYSPLSNKRTDEYGGSFENRIRLLLEVTDTIKEVWPVDYPLFVRISATDWTDGGWTGEDSVALAKVLKEKGVDLIDCSTGGNVPAARIPVGPLYQVTFAETIKREAGILTGAVGMITTAQEAETIVTTGQADIVLLARELLRDPYFPMHAALELGYDHTWPSQYERAKPRRA from the coding sequence ATGTCGAATTTATTTTCTCCCCTAAGTATAAAAGGGATCACGCTTAAAAACAGAATTGCTGTATCGCCGATGTGCCAGTATTCCAGCGAAGATGGTTTTGCGAACGACTGGCATCTGGTGCACTTAGGAAGCCGTGCCGTAGGTGGCGCCGGATTGGTAATTGCGGAAGCAACTGCGGTATCGCCGGAAGGCAGAATTACACCGGATGATATTGGCCTTTGGAAAGATGAACATATCCCGATGTGGCACCGCATAAATACTTTTATCGAAACACATGGGTCGGTGCCGGGTGTGCAGCTCGCACATGCAGGAAGGAAAGCCAGCCATAAAAGCCCATGGAAAGGCGGTACCGCCCTAAACCCTGAAGAAGGTGGCTGGCAAACGGTTGCACCAAGTGCTGTTCCTTTTTCTGGTGCAGAACCTGCCCCGCTTGCTTTGGATAAGGATGGTATACAGAAAGTAATTTCAGATTTCAGGGCTGCTGCAGAAAGATCGTTGAAAGCAGGATTCAAAGTAATCGAAATACATGCTGCTCATGGGTATTTACTCCACGAATTCTATTCCCCGCTCAGCAACAAACGCACAGACGAATACGGAGGCTCTTTCGAAAACAGAATCCGGTTATTACTGGAAGTGACCGATACGATAAAAGAAGTCTGGCCTGTGGATTACCCGTTGTTTGTGCGGATTTCTGCTACAGACTGGACAGACGGCGGCTGGACCGGTGAAGACTCTGTTGCGCTGGCAAAAGTTTTAAAAGAGAAGGGTGTTGACCTGATCGATTGCTCTACTGGCGGAAATGTGCCGGCTGCCAGGATTCCGGTGGGGCCATTGTACCAGGTGACGTTTGCAGAAACTATAAAAAGAGAAGCAGGTATCCTGACCGGAGCAGTTGGCATGATCACGACAGCGCAGGAAGCGGAAACTATAGTTACAACCGGTCAGGCCGACATCGTGTTACTAGCCCGCGAACTTCTCCGCGACCCGTATTTCCCGATGCATGCTGCCCTGGAACTTGGCTACGACCACACCTGGCCATCCCAGTACGAACGGGCAAAACCACGGAGAGCATAA
- a CDS encoding M13 family metallopeptidase, with protein sequence MDLKVKPGDDFYTYANGVWLRNNPVPAKETRWGSFNELRDFNIKAVRTILSESAAKNNAKTGSVEKRVGDFYAAGMDSAAIDKLGYTPIKADLERIKTIKDVNGVLNESAYLRTSGAGSPMFGFFVGQDRKDVENMVPQLSQGGTTLPDRDYYLKDDARSSKIQDAYKKYITTLFTLTGVDKATAEKNAETIFNLEKKLAAAQMARVEMRDPYKTYNKFSVSDFSKTTPNMDWKALMAKMKVTGQDTVLVNSPKFFTELNGLLTSTPVADWQTYLQWNVMKSAAPYLSADFVDANFAYTQALTGQKIQTPRWQRMSSLTDGTIGELLGQLYVEKHFKPEAKARMDEMIANLIKAYEIRIKGLDWMSAETKEKALAKLHAFRPKVGYPNKWETYEGLEINRNNFFANVRNSGAWGYTKMVNQLGKPVDRERWGMTPPTVNAYYSPVMNEIVFPAGILQFPFFDPNADDAVNYGGIGAVIGHEISHGFDDSGSQYDKDGTLRNWWTAEDLAKFKEKATQLQKQYDAYTVLDTIHVNGKLTLGENIGDLGGLSAAYEAFKMTKQGKSKKKIDGFTPDQRFFLAWAQVWRANTLPETSAQLILTDSHSPGQYRTIGAPVNMDAWYKAFNVKPGDKLYKKPEDRIRIW encoded by the coding sequence ATGGACCTGAAAGTAAAGCCAGGTGACGATTTTTATACCTATGCTAATGGCGTTTGGCTGCGTAACAACCCGGTTCCTGCCAAAGAAACACGTTGGGGTAGCTTTAACGAACTGCGCGATTTCAACATTAAGGCGGTAAGAACAATTTTAAGCGAGTCAGCAGCTAAAAACAATGCAAAAACCGGCTCTGTAGAGAAGCGCGTTGGTGACTTTTATGCAGCCGGTATGGATAGTGCAGCGATAGATAAGCTGGGTTACACGCCAATTAAAGCAGACCTGGAGCGCATTAAAACTATAAAAGATGTGAACGGCGTACTGAATGAATCTGCTTATCTGCGTACTTCCGGTGCTGGTTCGCCAATGTTCGGTTTTTTTGTGGGCCAGGACAGAAAGGATGTGGAGAACATGGTGCCACAGCTTAGCCAGGGCGGTACTACGCTACCTGACCGCGACTACTACCTGAAAGATGATGCCCGCAGCTCTAAAATTCAGGATGCTTATAAGAAATACATTACTACCTTATTTACATTAACGGGTGTAGATAAAGCAACTGCTGAGAAAAATGCGGAGACCATCTTCAACCTGGAGAAAAAATTAGCTGCAGCACAAATGGCGCGTGTAGAGATGCGCGACCCGTACAAAACCTACAACAAATTCTCAGTTTCCGATTTCAGCAAGACCACTCCGAACATGGACTGGAAAGCGCTAATGGCAAAAATGAAGGTGACCGGCCAGGACACTGTACTTGTAAACTCTCCTAAATTCTTCACTGAGTTAAATGGCTTACTGACCAGTACCCCGGTTGCAGATTGGCAGACCTATCTTCAGTGGAACGTAATGAAGTCTGCTGCTCCTTACCTGAGCGCTGATTTTGTGGATGCTAACTTTGCCTACACGCAGGCATTAACTGGCCAGAAAATACAGACCCCACGCTGGCAACGTATGTCGTCGTTAACGGACGGAACTATTGGTGAATTACTGGGCCAGCTTTACGTTGAAAAACACTTTAAGCCTGAAGCCAAAGCCCGCATGGACGAAATGATCGCTAACCTGATCAAGGCGTACGAGATCCGTATTAAAGGCCTGGATTGGATGAGCGCTGAGACAAAAGAAAAAGCGTTGGCTAAGTTACATGCTTTCCGTCCAAAAGTAGGTTATCCTAACAAATGGGAAACATATGAAGGACTGGAGATCAACCGCAATAATTTCTTTGCAAACGTGCGCAATTCTGGTGCCTGGGGTTATACCAAAATGGTAAACCAGTTAGGTAAGCCAGTTGACCGTGAGCGCTGGGGCATGACGCCTCCGACTGTAAACGCATACTATAGCCCGGTTATGAACGAGATCGTGTTCCCGGCCGGTATCCTGCAATTCCCGTTCTTCGACCCGAATGCGGATGATGCAGTGAACTATGGCGGAATTGGCGCTGTGATCGGACATGAGATTTCGCATGGTTTCGACGATTCCGGTAGCCAATATGACAAAGACGGAACGTTACGTAACTGGTGGACCGCAGAAGACTTAGCTAAATTTAAAGAGAAGGCTACTCAACTGCAGAAGCAATATGATGCTTATACGGTGCTGGATACGATCCATGTAAACGGCAAACTGACACTGGGTGAGAACATTGGTGATTTAGGTGGATTAAGCGCTGCTTACGAAGCCTTTAAAATGACCAAGCAAGGTAAATCTAAAAAGAAAATTGATGGGTTTACGCCAGATCAGCGATTCTTCCTGGCTTGGGCACAGGTTTGGAGAGCCAATACTCTTCCTGAAACTTCTGCACAGCTTATCTTAACAGACTCTCACTCACCGGGCCAGTACCGTACCATTGGTGCACCCGTTAATATGGATGCCTGGTACAAGGCCTTTAATGTGAAACCGGGTGATAAGCTTTACAAAAAGCCTGAAGACAGAATCAGAATCTGGTAA